The following DNA comes from Musa acuminata AAA Group cultivar baxijiao chromosome BXJ1-4, Cavendish_Baxijiao_AAA, whole genome shotgun sequence.
CATGCAGGACCATAGGACAAATATTGTTGGTTTATCAGCTCAGGAAAAAGTTCCACCAGCTTATGGTGAGAATGAATTCTCAAATGCAACTCAACCATCAAGGTCTCAAGGGCAATGTTGGATTACTGATTTTCTTCATAGACTAAAGGAGAAGGGCAACGGGCAGCAACAAACCCTTCCAAGAAACCCTTGTTTTAATTGTAGAAGAACTTCTAATGTTAAAGATAGACCATCTAGGAGTCAAAGCCCTTCTGTTATTGATACTTACAGGTATCAAGGGAGTAACCAGACGAGGAACACAACCAAGAATAAATGGAGAAAGGACGCTAAGAGACCATCAATTTCAAATAAAAGGGAATGCAAGGAATCATCCTTCATTACTAGAACATGGACCCCCATTGACAAGAGAGCCAGACAGGTATGTATCTAAAACCATCAATTAACTTGCTTTCTTTGTGCACATAAAAATAATCTCATGCGAAAGAAATTTCTGCAGAATCTTTCTTTCACAAAAAATGGAAACGAAAAACAGAGCAAGCTGGTCTGGAGAAACAGAAACAGCCCAAATGTAGGTTGTAGTATTAGGAAAAGATGCCGAGATGACCGGTGAATTAGCTTGCTACATTATTGTGATACAGCTGTGAAGACTCTGAGAATGACCTCTGTTTGCttgtaatttcttttttttttcttaatttggaTTAGAAATTTCTTCACAAGTTATGGCATAGACATGATACTGTCTAGCATCAGCCACCAAAAGTTGGTGGTCTGAGGACTGGAAATCTGACTTCTCTCCCTCGTTGCTAGAGGCATATCTCTTATATTTTTAAGGGATTATATATCTCCTTATCCAAGAATTGTTTCCAAGTCATGTGTGATCGAATAGTAGTGCAGTATACACTTTCTTTAGATAAGCTTTAGCTTCAGTTTTATGTTACCTCAGAGGTGTCTCTACAGCTTTTATTCTTTCAACGAAGGGAAGTGCGCTAATTGATACAGAATTGTAGCTTTATTTCAACTTATCGGTTGTATGATTGATTGTTGACATGGGCCGTTTTCTTTCTCTTGGAAATTTTCCTCAGAATATATCTTCTTTACTCCTGTAACTTAACTGCAGTTGGTTCTGCTTTCTTTAATTACCGACATTTCAGCCAACACTGCAATTACTACACTGTTGTTTGTTGGTACCAGAAACGAAGATTTGCATCGACTTCCATCCGCTTTTAGCTGTGTCGGACATTCTGAGCTTTCAGGTGAATACTTACTGTTTTTGATTAAATGGAATGTTCGAGCTGTCTTGAACTTATATTATTGCAGTTTATAGTTTGTAGAGATAAACGTTCTCTTCCCCATATAAGAATTGGGCTGGGAGACACGACGATTTTAGCTTTCTGATAGAGGTTGCCGTTGTATTGGTTCGATGGTTTCTCTCTCTTCCCGCACACGTTTGTTCTTTTCTCCGAGTTAATTTTTCAGAAGACAAGCACCGTGGTGCAACCACCTTTTCCTCTTATAGTTAAAACAAAGAGTGTTTTTTAATATCTAGTGCAAGAATGTTTGACGACGGATGAAATTATGTGGAAAAATAAGTTGTTTAAGACCGTACGGTAACAAATTTCTCCGGTCTTCCTCTCAGACACAGAATACACGGGTATGTGGCAGTTTAGAGCCACGTGACGCAGATGAGGTGGATTTTCCCTCCCACAGCAACGGAGAACGGACGGTCCGATCTCTATCCGCTCCTGGAATCATCAGATGAACGCTGCAGGATCGACGGAGCCGTGACGACGTCATTAGGCGGACGGGGTTCTCTCGGCCTTATCATAGGATTTCCTCCTCGCGACGACTCATCCTGGCACGAGGACACAGCAGAGGACGCGGTAGTTGGAGAAGAAGTGAAGAAGATGGCTGGTTTCCCGTCGGTGAAGGCCGCTCCGTTCACGTACGCATCGCACGCGCTGGCAGTGGCCTCGGCGGCGATGGTGCTCGTCTGGTGCGTCCACTTCCGTGGCGGCCTCGCCTTCGAGTCCTCCAACAAATCCCTCATCTTCAACGTACGCTATCCTTCCTCTCATGTTCTCGTCACTTCCTCTCATGTTGGGAATTCCTTCTACAAtcaattctttccttttttttttttgttcgtcTGTTGCTGTCAGCGCCCACCTGTTCATTCTAGAAATCAATAGAAGTCGTGGCGTATTCTGTTAGTTCCCATCTGGTGATGATTTTGATCGATTAATTCTAGAAATCAATTGTAGCCCGTTTTAATCTTAGGAAGGAAAGCAAAAACTATTTTCGCCCCTTTGTTAATTGGTTAGaaatttctttttccttctaTATTTGTTCTTTGTGATCTTATTTTGATAGTTTATCCAGTTCTTTTCGATTAACAAATCATAACGATggtgttttattttctttttctttacagCTACTGTATATATTGATGTGGTTTCAGACACAGATTCTGCTTAACAACGAGAAATCATACTATAGGCCTATATTTCTAAGGCTCAAGGGTATGAGAGTAGTTGAACCCTAATAATGATCGCTCTGCAATAACCATGTCTGGCCAATTAGTTCTAGAAAACTGTTTCTGCTAAAAAACAATGTTGATTCCAGGCTATTAGCTTATAAAATAAACCTTATTGCTCTGTGTTGCTCCACAACATACATATTAAAATCTCCAGGGATGTGGGCATTGAGAAAATGACCTTATTTTTTATACACAAAGTAGAGGGTACAAAATCTCCATAAGTTTCCTCCCTCAATCAAATGTTCTTTATTGACTACATAAATCAAGATGTTGATGTATTTAATTGTGGAAGAACAAATTGTTTTGAAGGTTTAATTGCCAAATTTTGTCCGAATCTCAGCCATAACAGCCAATTGCAGAGCAGTTAATGTCATGCTTTCATCCAACTAGTAAATTTGATCTGTTTTTGGGTCTTGATCAATGTTAAGAATGATATCTATTCATGTCCAGATTCATCCAGTTCTTATGctgattggttttatcatcatcgGGAGTGAAGGTAAGTCAGGTCAAAACAATTGTGCAAGTGTTATTTATGTTGTTGGACATGGTATATATTGGTTCACCTACCTCTTGACTGTTTTACAGCTATAATGAGCTATAAAACTCTGCCATGGAATCACGAAATGAATAAAATTGTCCATTTCACTCTTCATGCAATTGCTCTTGTACTTGGTGCTGTGGGTATTTATGCTGCCTTCAAGTTCCACAATGAAAGCGGAATAGATAATCTGTACAGCTTGCATTCTTGGGTTGGGCTTGGGACAATCAGTCTATATGGTATTCAGGTAAACATCTTGAACTACATTTATTGAATCTTTGGTCCGCATTACTATTTTAGCTCCCTGTGTTTTTAGTTAAACAAGAGTATACGTTCAGCGTTTGTTAACAATTGGTATAGATCATTGCTCTCTGTGCTCACTTAATcttaagagagagagggaggtcaAAGGTAGTGTTTAATGCATGAGATAAATGATATATGAAAGTGATCAGATACAGCTTTTGTCGTTTATAAATTTTTTGGAGGAATTTCTCACAGAAAAGATGGAAGATGAACTGATTATTTATTTGATGTTGTAGGCATCATTAGGAGATAACAAGGATAGTCATGTATGTTAGTTAGTGCAACCTAACAAAAATTATTGAAGTAGATGGAAATAGTGTGAAGTAATGACTAGCTTAATTTTATTGTTagtgtatataaatttatatacacaaagagagattacaaaatatgataattatattattttctcaatcaataataaatatatatatataatattcactaaatcatTTCATGATTTAGAAGATCATGTTGAGATTATGATATTTATtaatgatagaatcatgataatatgttatcatatattttataatttagaatcaTGAAAACATGGTATCAAAGTTATTGAGaggatcatgataatcttatcatgatttatgaAAGGTAGTGTTTAATGCATGAGATAAATGATATATGAAAGTggtcaaatacaacttttgtagtttacaaatttTTTGGAGGAATTTCTCACAGAAATAATagaatattatttatttgatgttgTTGGCTTTAGGAGATAATAAGGATAGTCGTGATGTTGCTACAACCTAACAAAAATTACTGAAGTAGATGGAAATAGTGTTAAGTAATGACTAGCTTAATTTTATTGATAGTGTATATGAATTTATAAACATAAAGAGAGATTACAAAATATGGTAATTACATGATTTTCtcaatcaataatatatatataatattcactaaatcatttcataatttagaagatCACGTTGAGATtatgatctttattattgatagaatcatgataatatgttatcataaattcTATGATTTAGAATTATGATAAAAATGGTATCAAAATTATTGAGAGGATtatgataatcttatcatgatttatgaAAGGTAGTATTTAATGCATGAGATAAATGATATATGAAAGTGATCAAATAgttgtttataatttttttggaaGAATTTCATACAGAAATGATGGAAGATAAACTAATTATTTATTTGATGTTGTAGGCTTTAGGAGATAACAAGGATAGTTGTGTCTGTTAGTTAGTACAACGTAACAAAAATTACTGAATTAGATGGAAATAGTGTGAAGTAATGACTAGCTTAATTTTATTGATAGTGTATATGAATTTATATCCATAAAGAAAGATTACAAATTATGATAATTACATGATTTTCtcaatcaataatatatataatattcactaaatcatTTTGAAGATCACATTGAGATtatgttctttattattgatagaatcataataatatgttatcataaattctatgatttagaatcatgataaCTGGTATCAAAATTATTGAGatgatcatgataatcttatcatgatttatgaaagatagtATTTAATGCATGAGATAAATGATATATGAAAGTGGTCAAATACAgcttttgtagtttacaaatttTTCAGAGGAATTTCTCACAGAAATGATGGAAGATGAATTGATTATTTATTAGGAGATAATAAGGATAGTTAGTTAGTACAATGTAACAAAAATTATTGAAGTAGATGAAAATAGTATTAAGTAATAACTATCTTAATTTTATTGATGGTGTATATGAATTTATATACACAAAGAGATATTACAAAATATGGTAATTACACAATTTTCtcaatcaataatatatataatattcactaaatcatTTTAAAGATCACGTTGAGATtatgatctttattattgatagaatcatgataatatgttatcataaattcTATGATTTATAATCATGATAGCATGGTATCAAAATTATTAAGAGGGTCATGAgaatcttatcatgatttatgaAAGGTAGTATTTAATGCATAAGATGGAAGTTgtcaaatataacttttgtagtttacaaatttTTTAGAGGAATTTCTCACGGAAATGATAGAAGATGAACTGATTATTTATTTGATGTTGTAGGCTTTAGGAGATTACAAGGATAGTCATGTATGTTAGTTAGTACAACGTAACAAAAATTACTGAAGTAGATGGAAATAATGTGAAGTAATGACTGGCTTAATTTTATTGATAGTGTATACAAATTTATATACACAAAGAGAGATTATAAAATATGGTAATTACATGATTTTCtcaatcaataatatatataatattcactaaatcatTTTGAAGATCATGTTAAGATTatgatatttattattgatagaatcataataatatgttatcataaattctatgatttagaatcatgataaCTTGGTATCAAAATTATTGAGaggatcatgataatcttatcatgatttatttttctaaataataTCTTTCCTAATATGCTCTCGTAAGATGATGCTCCCATCAGAGACATCAATCTTGGACCAAAGTAGATGGAATTGCTGGCAAGACAAAAACTTATTAAGAACATATACAAGTTGatcagaagatgatgatgaaacatAAGAGACACGTAGCTCACCATTTTGAATCTTGTCACGAACAAAGTGAAAGTCGAAAGCTATATGCTTCATTCGAGAGTGAAATACAGGATTAGCACATATATATGTTGcccttatattatcataatatatagatGAAGGATAAGATATTGTCACAAATAGTTCATGTAGTAATGATTGAATCCAACAAAGTTCAATAGTTGTAGAAGCAACTATTCGATATTCAGCCTCCATAGAAAATCTTGCAATAGAGCATTATTTCTTGGAACTTTAAGAGATTGGATCGCGACCAAGAAATACGATATAAGCACTAGTATATGTCCTGTTATCCTTATTACTTACCCCGTCGGCATCCAAAATTGCATGAAGTATAGAGGAGAGTCATTTCAAAGAAATAAGCCATGATCAATAGTGTCCTTTAAGTATCGAAGAAGACGTTTAACAATTGTCCAATGATTGGAAGTAAGCTTGTGCataaattgagataatttattcacTGCATATGTAATATCCGGATGAGTAAATATCAAATACTGTAGACTCCCAACAACTTGACGATACTTAATAGCGTCACTGAGATTAGCATTATCAGATATGGTAAGAGGAACACTTGTAAAGATTGGCATAGTAACAATATTGGCTTCAAGCACTTTGGTGCGATCAAGAAAGTCATGAATCTTCTTCTGCTGAGAAAGAAATAGATAATTTACTGTGTAGATTACTTGAACACTAAGAAATAACTAAGGGACCTAAGATCTTTGATAGAAAACTTATTTCTAAGCTGTTGAATAAACTAATTAATAATTGATGGTTTATTACTGGTAATAATTAAGTCATCCACATAACCtagtaaaaatattattatacctTCATGAGAATTAATGAATAACAAATTATCAGATTAAGAATTATGAAATTCAACTGAGACTAGAGTTCATGGTACCATGCATGAGGGGCCTGCTTGAGATCATAAAGAGCCTTGTGCAACTTACAAACATATTGAGGGAGATTATAATCAATAAAGTCTGGAGGTTGCCTCATAAATACATCCTTGAAAATATTATCATCAAGAAATGCATTATTCACGTCCACCTGTCAAAGTCCTCAATTGTTAGACAAAGCAAGATATAAAATAATACGAATTGATGTTGGCTTCATAACTAGGCTAAATGTGTTATAGTACTTGAGGCCTGGACGTTGATGAAATCATTTTGCAACAAGTCTTACTTTATACTTGTTGATGGACCCATCAAGATTTCGTTTGATACAAAAAACTTATTTGCACCCTGTAAGGTTTTGACTTGGATAAGATGGGACCAAGTCCTATGTACCATTCTGTAACAAAACAGTATATTTTTCAGACATTGCTGTGAATTCTCTTGTTGTGTGATACTCTCATGAGGCAGCTAGATGGATGAGATAATCTGTTATTCATCATGCACCATTGAGGAAGGACCTAGTGGGATTTGAGTAGATAGTGTTTGGATTAGTAGATGGGGTTGATGTTTCGATCTGAACAGAAATGATAATATGCGGTGACTCATGAATTTGGGGAACCCAATTAATAAAGTTATTGGAAGTTTATCTAGGTAAATAAGAGTCAAGTGATTTATAAGGAAAAACAGATTCCACAAAATCAACATGACGagaaatgaaaattcttttgGTTGATAGATCAAAACATTTAAAGGCACTTTGATTAACataatatctaagaaagatagaTGGTTTTGATCAGGTTTCCAGTTAGTTATGGATGTAAGGGTTTAACCATGAATAACATAAATACCTAAAAATACGTAATTTACTATAGTTAGGAGTGGATTTAAATAGTTTTCCAAATAGTGAATATGTTTAGAACCGGAGAGGGCATGTGATTAATAAGATAAGTTGATATGGCAAATGCATAAAATTAAAATTGAAGAGGTAAGAAAGCTTAAGTAGTGTAAGACCAGTTTGGACGATGTGCTAATGACGATGTTCTGCACTCCTATTATGTTCAAGAGTATGTGGAGGGGTAAAAAATAAGAGATTCCATTGGTTTAAAAAAAGTTAGGAagtttttgaaattcaccaccattatcatagtaaaataaaataatggaTCACTAAAAGAACTTTTTAACAATAAGTTTGAACTTCAGAAAAATGATGAATAATTCAGATTTTTATTTCATGGGAAATAACCATGAGATTGTATTGGTGAAGAACCCCAAACATCAAAATATATAAGTTCAACAACCGAGTTACTTATGAGAGAGGATATAGAAAAAGGAAGCTTGTGCATTTTATTACATTTGCATGAGTTACACGAAAAGGgatgacaagatgatgatgataaatgtaaattgtaagaacGAACAATATGATTTAAAACCTTAAAAGAAGGATACCCTAAGCGATTGTGTCATTCTTGAGATGGAGCTTTGATGGTGGCCAAAGCAAAGATGGATTTGGATGGTGCAATAGTTGGCCACTCATAAACTCTATCTCTATTCAGCCCCTCCATAAGATGTGCCCCCGTGTTGAGATCCTTCACAATAAATGAAAAGGGTAAGAGTTCAATAAAAACATTATTAGAAGAACATAATTTAGAGATAGATATTAGGTTCTTTTTTATATCAGGAACACAAAGAActttaaaaagtaaaaaagaattttGAGGAGGAGGAAAGGCTTGTAGAACTAGTATGAGTTATTTGAAGACCTTTGCCATCACGTATCATGATATCATTTGAATCATCATAATTTGAATGAAGAGATAGATTATTCAAATCAGATGTGACATGATGAGAAGCCTTGGAATCAATAAGCTAGTTTGATGAATGTTGAAAAGATTGAGCAGCAAAGTGAGCACGTGGTGGTGGTAATGAAAACCGAGTAGGAGGTGCAATAGGATATGTTTAATAAGATGTGTATGAAAGCCGGAACATCCATGGAATAGCAGCTTGTAAGCGACGACATTTCTTAGCAACATGGTCTTACAAGTCACATATTTGACAAGTGACTCTGTTGTTGAATTGTTGTCCAGATTTGTTGACACTTTTGTTGTGATGTTGTTGCATGTTGCCTCCATAATGATTGTTTGGATGATTGTCTTGCTAATTGTGGATCTTGCCTTTGTTGCTAGAATTAGCTTTATTAGCAAAATTGACAATAGTAGAAGTAGCATCAGAAGCTGGTGACTC
Coding sequences within:
- the LOC103992245 gene encoding probable ascorbate-specific transmembrane electron transporter 1 isoform X3; protein product: MAGFPSVKAAPFTYASHALAVASAAMVLVWCVHFRGGLAFESSNKSLIFNIHPVLMLIGFIIIGSEAIMSYKTLPWNHEMNKIVHFTLHAIALVLGAVGIYAAFKFHNESGIDNLYSLHSWVGLGTISLYGIQWILGFVTFFFPGAPPALRGKSLPWHVLFGLFVYILAVATAELGFLEKLTFLESSGLYKYSSEAFLVKQHGVNIMLNFW
- the LOC103992245 gene encoding probable ascorbate-specific transmembrane electron transporter 1 isoform X1, whose protein sequence is MAGFPSVKAAPFTYASHALAVASAAMVLVWCVHFRGGLAFESSNKSLIFNIHPVLMLIGFIIIGSEAIMSYKTLPWNHEMNKIVHFTLHAIALVLGAVGIYAAFKFHNESGIDNLYSLHSWVGLGTISLYGIQWILGFVTFFFPGAPPALRGKSLPWHVLFGLFVYILAVATAELGFLEKLTFLESSGLYKYSSEAFLVNFTALILIFLGASVVISVIAPARADAPRGYSEISEN
- the LOC103992245 gene encoding probable ascorbate-specific transmembrane electron transporter 1 isoform X4; this encodes MAGFPSVKAAPFTYASHALAVASAAMVLVWCVHFRGGLAFESSNKSLIFNIHPVLMLIGFIIIGSEAIMSYKTLPWNHEMNKIVHFTLHAIALVLGAVGIYAAFKFHNESGIDNLYSLHSWVGLGTISLYGIQWILGFVTFFFPGAPPALRGKSLPWHVLFGLFVYILAVATAELGFLEKLTFLESSGLYKYSSEAFLNFR
- the LOC103992245 gene encoding probable ascorbate-specific transmembrane electron transporter 1 isoform X2 yields the protein MAGFPSVKAAPFTYASHALAVASAAMVLVWCVHFRGGLAFESSNKSLIFNIHPVLMLIGFIIIGSEAIMSYKTLPWNHEMNKIVHFTLHAIALVLGAVGIYAAFKFHNESGIDNLYSLHSWVGLGTISLYGIQWILGFVTFFFPGAPPALRGKSLPWHVLFGLFVYILAVATAELGFLEKLTFLESSGLYKYSSEAFLVIAIPGSIIASCVEL
- the LOC103992245 gene encoding probable ascorbate-specific transmembrane electron transporter 1 isoform X5, whose protein sequence is MAGFPSVKAAPFTYASHALAVASAAMVLVWCVHFRGGLAFESSNKSLIFNIHPVLMLIGFIIIGSEAIMSYKTLPWNHEMNKIVHFTLHAIALVLGAVGIYAAFKFHNESGIDNLYSLHSWVGLGTISLYGIQWILGFVTFFFPGAPPALRGKSLPWHVLFGLFVYILAVATAELGFLEKLTFLESSGLYKYSSEAFLLR